One genomic window of Chloracidobacterium sp. includes the following:
- the rplK gene encoding 50S ribosomal protein L11, with the protein MAKKVTAYIKLQVPAGKANPAPPIGPALGQHGVNIMEFCKQFNARTSDMGDLKIPVVITVYADKSFTFVTKTPPVPDLIKKTLGITSGAARPGRERIGKLTMEQVRRIAEIKLPDMNCTSLEAAIRSVKGTARSMGLEVVE; encoded by the coding sequence ATGGCGAAAAAGGTTACGGCGTATATCAAGCTTCAAGTGCCGGCCGGCAAGGCTAATCCAGCGCCGCCGATTGGGCCGGCGTTAGGACAGCATGGGGTCAACATCATGGAGTTCTGCAAGCAGTTTAATGCGCGTACGAGCGACATGGGTGACCTCAAAATCCCGGTCGTTATCACGGTCTATGCGGACAAATCTTTTACCTTTGTCACCAAGACACCACCTGTCCCAGACCTCATCAAGAAGACATTGGGTATCACCAGTGGTGCAGCGCGTCCCGGCCGGGAACGTATTGGTAAGTTGACGATGGAACAGGTGCGTCGGATTGCGGAAATCAAGTTACCCGATATGAATTGCACTTCGCTGGAAGCGGCGATTCGGTCAGTCAAAGGGACCGCCCGCAGCAT
- the nusG gene encoding transcription termination/antitermination protein NusG, producing MAKRWYIIHTYSGYEKKVRESLLTRLKAYGLENEVTEVLIPSETVVEMRGNKRVETSRMIFPGYVLVQIETDDQTGEMSERVWHTIKNTPKVTSFIGGQKPTALTEEEVNQIINHVTETTDRPKPKIMYTPGETVRIISGPFTGFTGVVEEVNAERSTLKVMVTIFGRATPVELDFLGVERPNFTES from the coding sequence ATGGCGAAACGCTGGTACATCATTCACACATATTCCGGCTATGAGAAGAAGGTGCGCGAAAGCCTCCTGACTCGCCTCAAAGCCTACGGTTTGGAAAATGAAGTGACCGAAGTGCTCATTCCTTCGGAGACCGTCGTTGAAATGCGCGGTAATAAGCGGGTGGAAACCTCGCGGATGATTTTTCCGGGGTATGTGCTGGTGCAGATTGAAACCGATGACCAAACCGGTGAAATGTCGGAGCGTGTTTGGCACACCATAAAGAACACCCCCAAAGTCACTAGCTTCATCGGCGGACAAAAACCCACGGCGCTCACCGAGGAAGAAGTCAATCAAATCATTAATCATGTCACGGAGACCACAGACCGTCCGAAGCCGAAGATCATGTACACGCCCGGTGAGACGGTGCGCATTATCAGCGGCCCGTTCACTGGCTTTACTGGCGTCGTTGAGGAAGTTAATGCGGAACGTAGTACGTTGAAGGTCATGGTAACGATTTTCGGTCGGGCGACGCCGGTTGAGCTTGATTTTCTAGGTGTAGAAAGACCCAACTTTACAGAGTCGTAA